One genomic window of Denticeps clupeoides chromosome 14, fDenClu1.1, whole genome shotgun sequence includes the following:
- the kif26aa gene encoding kinesin-like protein KIF26A isoform X3: MDWRELAAQKLNLSKRKKHHLPLIPSPPEPEEPVFYTGGFGGALQLSPPPVPPCLLRAGSKIKDNPGMGKVKVMVRICPSHGNHDTSESMSFLKVDSHKKQLTLLETPFNMHHASGQKRPPAAAPKMFTFDAIFPQDASQAEVCSGTVAEVIQSVVNGADGCIFCFGHANLGKTYTMIGKDSSSQSLGVAPCAIHWLFKLIEERKDKAGCRFSVRVSAVEICGRDEALQDLLSDASSGSSQGSMSPGVYLHEDPVSGSQLQNQAELHAWSAEKAAFYLDTALAARSTSRPDCEDEMRKNSHMLFTLHVHQYRTEKSAKGGISGGRSRLHLLDLGSCEVDVSQTRDGGGGQCLSLSALGNVILALANGAKHVPYRDSKLTMLLRESLGNINCRTTMIAHISDSPVCYAQTLTTVQLASRIQRMRQKKSKYASSSSGGESSCEEGPIRRPPHLRPFHPRTVALDPDMPLLLNSDPDYSSSSEHSCDTVIYVGPGGAHISDRELSDHEGPPAFVPIIPSLNKKRVKESPVSDGDHFKCNTFAELQERLECIDGSEGQSSFTGECKGSQAVSKHHSGTSKPPEESVKAFPHASASNHPLPLQTETEHSISQSALSLPQNSEPVVREKVYLNKGTLPKHDTVPSLPSSSRTESFISVGRTPPVGMSQHTLRQGEHKSLTSFERPPQTRRTLEMGQLRASLRGRCLERDLLRATVTLQQPVSLNGEDELVFTLVEELPVNLVPDNGRPSSIISFNSDCSLQALASGSRPVSIISSINDEYDAYTSEMLKLERNPETTRQSGEQVFAFHGSGQLSTSCWSSEMSVCTPYNGGSSKGLKCRSKTKRAGSTSSVLISQNIAKNTLGDSGIFFSDADSETASPCKHFQSSPETKSFLRGQKTGRTNTLNTLQPTHAHATLPRKAKPTSSVAPSTSCSRDLLKQECKPDDTLFQSSCGPVDPKLNEHGSLGKPFRNVQSVIPCRKPNGNSNSVPRPPKAQIYCTSQRVVDGCERSGSKKGESLTRMPQLKRGATTLGTVSVQHSSMESMLESEHLTASIQFSSLGKRNNGQKGSIPSKTESISPPAHQFQKPSLDLRVKIALSPGAIRSPSDAGRPLLPKSSASVEEFDAQFRTDFISLKTSSSKSTSSLKAQVGKGDGGRFVGSLVSLERSDSVISVESKPGHSRENSGTSLGNNGRFGRIVPKLGVPASTPSPVATSTSSASTGTNRLVQVKASIGSKAIGTNGNKTKSSSTNGSKTLSSFTKSLTSTSRNASLPPSGKTPTRSMVGANGKPGRGTIMGTKQAVRAANSRVSELASGSHKKHLKGSADQPESGSDGAVHPGKSSTPVALPSPYSKITAPRRPQQYSSGHGSDNSSVLSGELPPAMGRTALFYHSGGSSGYESMIRDSETTGSASSTHDSMSESGVSTSSRARASKSPKKRSNGLQRRRLIPAPLPDTSSLGRKAGATGQWVDLPPLGGALKEPFEIKVYEIDDVERLQRHKEGLTTEPFHDVEKGLQYFNARLRMLEKRQQRIRELRAKHERLKGELEDAKSRLMLDPGKWMGEFEVDPDLDVESQDYLEALVQATGELEFCVNLCKSRVMMETCFDVVASTSTVQGGQQEVEV; the protein is encoded by the exons GGCTGCCCAGAAGTTAAACCTCTCCAAGCGGAAGAAGCACCATCTACCTTTGATCCCTTCTCCACCTGAGCCAGAGGAGCCAGTGTTCTACACAGGGGGTTTTGGGGGCGCCTTGCAGCTGTCTCCACCCCCTGTGCCGCCATGCCTCCTCAGGGCAGGGTCAAAGATCAAAGACAACCCTGGGATGGGAAAG GTCAAAGTTATGGTGCGTATATGCCCTTCCCATGGGAATCACGACACCTCGGAGTCCATGTCCTTCCTGAAGGTCGATAGCCACAAGAAACAGCTGACCCTACTGGAGACTCCCTTCAACATGCACCATGCAAGTGGACAGAAACGCCCACCCGCTGCTGCTCCAAAAATGTTCACCTTCGATGCCATCTTCCCCCAGGATGCATCACAA GCAGAGGTGTGCTCAGGAACAGTGGCCGAGGTCATACAGTCAGTGGTGAACGGAGCAGACGGCTGCATCTTCTGTTTCGGCCATGCCAATCTGG GTAAGACATACACCATGATTGGTAAAGACAGCTCCTCCCAGAGCCTAGGAGTGGCTCCCTGTGCCATCCACTGGCTCTTCAAGCTCATCGAGGAGAGGAAGGACAAGGCCGGATGCAGGTTCTCTGTGAGGGTTTCGGCTGTGGAGATCTGTGGTCGTGATGAAGCCCTGCAGGACCTGCTGTCTGATGCGTCTTCAGGCAGCTCGCAGGGCAGCATGTCTCCAGGTGTGTACCTACACGAGGACCCTGTCTCCGGATCCCAG CTCCAAAATCAAGCTGAGCTACATGCGTGGTCAGCAGAGAAGGCTGCCTTCTATCTGGACACGGCCCTGGCAGCCCGGAGCACCAGCCGGCCAGACTGCGAGGACGAAATGCGCAAGAATTCCCACATGCTCTTCACCCTCCATGTCCACCAGTACCGCACGGAGAAGAGTGCTAAGGGAGGAA TTTCTGGGGGACGCAGCCGTCTGCATCTCTTGGACCTGGGTAGCTGTGAGGTGGATGTCAGCCAAACAAGGGATGGAGGTGGAGGCCAATGTCTGTCACTCAGCGCCCTTGGAAATGTCATTCTTGCTCTGGCAAATGGAGCCAAGCATGTCCCATATAG GGACAGCAAGCTCACCATGCTACTGAGGGAATCTCTGGGCAACATCAACTGCAGAACCACTATGATCGCCCACATCTCTGATTCTCCAGTCTGTTATGCTCAGACCCTCACCACTGTGCAGCTGGCCTCGCGCATTCAACGCATGAGGCAGAAGAAATCTAAg TATGCGTCCAGCTCATCTGGTGGTGAGAGCTCTTGCGAGGAAGGACCGATTCGCCGGCCACCACATTTAAGACCGTTTCATCCCAGGACTGTAGCCCTTGATCCAGACATGCCTTTGTTGCTGAACAGTGACCCAGACTACTCATCAAGCAGTGAGCATTCCTGTGACACAGTGATATACGTTGGGCCTGGAGGGGCCCACATTTCCGATCGTGAGCTCAGTGATCATGAGGGCCCTCCTGCGTTTGTTCCCATCATCCCCTCTCTTAACAAGAAGCGTGTGAAAGAAAGCCCCGTGTCAGATGGGGACCACTTCAAGTGTAACACATTTGCTGAACTACAAGAACGACTGGAGTGCATTGATGGCAGTGAAGGCCAGTCCTCTTTTACAGGAGAATGCAAGGGATCCCAGGCAGTCTCTAAGCATCACAGTGGAACTTCCAAACCCCCAGAGGAGTCTGTCAAGGCATTTCCACATGCTTCAGCATCCAATCACCCACTCCCACTTCAGACTGAAACAGAACATTCCATCTCACAATCTGCCTTGTCCTTACCACAGAACTCTGAGCCTGTTGTACGAGAGAAGGTGTATCTAAATAAAGGAACGTTACCAAAGCATGACACTGTTCCATCTCTTCCAAGTTCATCCAGAACAGAAAGTTTTATCTCAGTTGGCCGGACACCCCCAGTGGGAATGAGCCAACACACTTTGAGGCAAGGTGAACACAAGAGCCTGACTTCCTTTGAAAGACCTCCTCAAACAAGGAGGACCTTGGAAATGGGTCAACTTCGGGCATCCCTGAGGGGCAGGTGCCTTGAAAGGGATTTACTAAGAGCCACAGTTACTTTGCAGCAGCCTGTGTCGCTCAATGGGGAGGATGAACTGGTCTTCACATTGGTAGAAGAGCTGCCTGTAAATCTGGTTCCAGATAATGGTAGACCATCAAGCATCATTAGCTTTAACAGTGACTGTTCCTTGCAGGCCCTAGCCTCTGGTTCACGGCCAGTCAGCATCATAAGCAGCATTAATGATGAATACGATGCCTACACCTCTGAAATGCTCAAATTGGAAAGGAACCCAGAGACAACCAGGCAGTCAGGTGAACAGGTGTTTGCCTTCCATGGAAGTGGTCAGCTGTCCACCTCTTGCTGGTCcagtgaaatgagtgtgtgcACACCGTATAATGGAGGTTCTTCCAAAGGCCTCAAATGTAGGAGTAAGACCAAGAGAGCAGGAAGCACCTCCTCTGTCCTGATTTCACAGAACATAGCCAAAAACACTCTGGGTGACAGTGGCATTTTCTTTTCAGATGCTGACAGTGAAACAGCAAGCCCCTGCAAACACTTCCAATCTTCTCCAGAAACCAAATCATTCCTGAGAGGCCAAAAAACAGGAAGAACAAATACGTTAAACACCTTGCAACCAACTCATGCTCATGCTACTTTACCCAGGAAAGCAAAGCCTACCTCATCCGTTGCTCCAAGCACTAGCTGTAGCCGTGACCTGCTAAAGCAGGAATGCAAGCCAGATGACACATTGTTTCAGTCAAGTTGTGGACCAGTTGATCCCAAGTTGAATGAACATGGTTCCTTAGGCAAGCCGTTTAGAAATGTCCAGAGTGTTATTCCTTGTAGGAAACCAAACGGAAACAGCAATAGCGTACCTCGACCACCCAAAGCACAGATTTACTGCACAAGCCAGAGAGTTGTAGATGGCTGTGAGAGGTCCGGTAGCAAGAAAGGAGAGAGCCTCACCAGGATGCCACAGCTAAAACGAGGAGCCACCACTCTTGGGACTGTCTCAGTACAGCACAGTTCAATGGAATCTATGTTGGAGAGTGAACATCTAACAGCAAGCATACAATTCTCATCCTTGGGAAAAAGAAATAATGGGCAGAAAGGCAGCATACCTTCAAAGACAGAAAGCATTTCTCCTCCTGCGCATCAATTTCAAAAACCCAGTCTGGATCTTAGGGTAAAAATTGCATTGTCACCTGGTGCAATTAGGTCACCCAGTGATGCAGGGAGACCATTACTGCCCAAATCATCAGCTTCTGTAGAGGAATTTGATGCTCAGTTTCGCACCGATTTTATTAGTCTCAAAACATCGAGCTCAAAGTCTACATCTAGTTTAAAAGCACAGGTAGGTAAAGGTGATGGTGGAAGATTCGTTGGTAGTCTGGTTTCCTTGGAACGATCCGACAGTGTAATTTCTGTGGAATCCAAACCTGGACACTCTAGAGAGAATAGTGGCACAAGCTTGGGCAACAATGGCAGATTTGGCAGGATAGTACCAAAGCTTGGTGTACCTGCTTCAACACCTAGTCCTGTTGCTACATCTACATCCTCAGCTTCTACTGGAACAAATAGACTAGTGCAGGTCAAAGCCAGTATCGGTTCTAAGGCTATTGGTACCAATGGCAACAAAACAAAGTCTTCATCTACAAATGGCTCAAAGACTTTAAGCTCTTTTACCAAATCCCTTACTTCAACTTCACGCAATGCTAGCCTACCTCCTTCTGGAAAGACCCCAACTCGCTCCATGGTGGGAGCTAATGGCAAGCCAGGAAGAGGCACTATAATGGGCACAAAGCAAGCTGTTCGTGCCGCTAACAGCCGGGTCAGTGAACTAGCTTCTGGGAGTCACAAAAAACACCTCAAGGGCTCTGCTGATCAGCCAGAGAGTGGCAGTGATGGGGCTGTACATCCTGGAAAGAGCTCAACACCGGTTGCACTGCCTTCACCTTACAGCAAGATCACAGCCCCTCGTAGACCTCAACAGTACAGCAGTGGCCATGGCAGTGACAACAGCAGTGTTCTTAGTGGAGAGTTACCCCCAGCAATGGGTCGCACAGCTCTGTTCTACCACAGTGGTGGAAGCAGTGGATACGAGAGCATGATCCGTGATAGTGAAACAACAGGCAGTGCCTCTTCCACTCATGACTCTATGAGTGAGAGTGGAGTGTCTACATCAAGTCGAGCCAGGGCTTCCAAGTCTCCTAAGAAAAGATCCAATG GCCTCCAGAGGCGACGATTAATCCCAGCCCCCCTTCCGGACACTTCCTCCCTGGGTCGGAAGGCCGGAGCGACTGGGCAGTGGGTGGATTTGCCCCCTTTAGGTGGTGCTCTGAAGGAACCATTTGAAATTAAAGTCTATGAGATTGATGATGTGGAGAGGCTGCAGAGGCATAAAGAGGGCCTAACTACTGAG ccGTTTCATGATGTTGAAAAG GGTCTTCAGTACTTCAACGCTCGCCTCAGGATGCTGGAGAAGCGGCAGCAGCGGATCAGGGAGCTGAGGGCCAAGCATGAGAGGCTGAAAGGGGAGCTGGAGGACGCTAAGTCACGACTGATGCTGGACCCTGGCAAGTGGATGGGAGAGT TTGAGGTGGACCCAGACCTGGACGTGGAGTCACAGGACTACCTTGAAGCTCTGGTGCAGGCCACTGGTGAGCTGGAGTTCTGTGTTAACCTATGCAAGTCTCGTGTGATGATGGAGACCTGCTTCGACGTTGTGGCGTCGACATCAACAGTTCAAGGAGGTCAACAGGAAGTGGAAGTGTGA
- the kif26aa gene encoding kinesin-like protein KIF26A isoform X2, whose translation MLVHVSSWFSGFLKPSKVMRTRAAQKLNLSKRKKHHLPLIPSPPEPEEPVFYTGGFGGALQLSPPPVPPCLLRAGSKIKDNPGMGKVKVMVRICPSHGNHDTSESMSFLKVDSHKKQLTLLETPFNMHHASGQKRPPAAAPKMFTFDAIFPQDASQAEVCSGTVAEVIQSVVNGADGCIFCFGHANLGKTYTMIGKDSSSQSLGVAPCAIHWLFKLIEERKDKAGCRFSVRVSAVEICGRDEALQDLLSDASSGSSQGSMSPGVYLHEDPVSGSQLQNQAELHAWSAEKAAFYLDTALAARSTSRPDCEDEMRKNSHMLFTLHVHQYRTEKSAKGGISGGRSRLHLLDLGSCEVDVSQTRDGGGGQCLSLSALGNVILALANGAKHVPYRDSKLTMLLRESLGNINCRTTMIAHISDSPVCYAQTLTTVQLASRIQRMRQKKSKYASSSSGGESSCEEGPIRRPPHLRPFHPRTVALDPDMPLLLNSDPDYSSSSEHSCDTVIYVGPGGAHISDRELSDHEGPPAFVPIIPSLNKKRVKESPVSDGDHFKCNTFAELQERLECIDGSEGQSSFTGECKGSQAVSKHHSGTSKPPEESVKAFPHASASNHPLPLQTETEHSISQSALSLPQNSEPVVREKVYLNKGTLPKHDTVPSLPSSSRTESFISVGRTPPVGMSQHTLRQGEHKSLTSFERPPQTRRTLEMGQLRASLRGRCLERDLLRATVTLQQPVSLNGEDELVFTLVEELPVNLVPDNGRPSSIISFNSDCSLQALASGSRPVSIISSINDEYDAYTSEMLKLERNPETTRQSGEQVFAFHGSGQLSTSCWSSEMSVCTPYNGGSSKGLKCRSKTKRAGSTSSVLISQNIAKNTLGDSGIFFSDADSETASPCKHFQSSPETKSFLRGQKTGRTNTLNTLQPTHAHATLPRKAKPTSSVAPSTSCSRDLLKQECKPDDTLFQSSCGPVDPKLNEHGSLGKPFRNVQSVIPCRKPNGNSNSVPRPPKAQIYCTSQRVVDGCERSGSKKGESLTRMPQLKRGATTLGTVSVQHSSMESMLESEHLTASIQFSSLGKRNNGQKGSIPSKTESISPPAHQFQKPSLDLRVKIALSPGAIRSPSDAGRPLLPKSSASVEEFDAQFRTDFISLKTSSSKSTSSLKAQVGKGDGGRFVGSLVSLERSDSVISVESKPGHSRENSGTSLGNNGRFGRIVPKLGVPASTPSPVATSTSSASTGTNRLVQVKASIGSKAIGTNGNKTKSSSTNGSKTLSSFTKSLTSTSRNASLPPSGKTPTRSMVGANGKPGRGTIMGTKQAVRAANSRVSELASGSHKKHLKGSADQPESGSDGAVHPGKSSTPVALPSPYSKITAPRRPQQYSSGHGSDNSSVLSGELPPAMGRTALFYHSGGSSGYESMIRDSETTGSASSTHDSMSESGVSTSSRARASKSPKKRSNGLQRRRLIPAPLPDTSSLGRKAGATGQWVDLPPLGGALKEPFEIKVYEIDDVERLQRHKEGLTTEPFHDVEKGLQYFNARLRMLEKRQQRIRELRAKHERLKGELEDAKSRLMLDPGKWMGEFEVDPDLDVESQDYLEALVQATGELEFCVNLCKSRVMMETCFDVVASTSTVQGGQQEVEV comes from the exons atgttggtgcacgtttcctcctggttctccggtttcctcaaGCCGTCCAAAGTCATGcgcactag GGCTGCCCAGAAGTTAAACCTCTCCAAGCGGAAGAAGCACCATCTACCTTTGATCCCTTCTCCACCTGAGCCAGAGGAGCCAGTGTTCTACACAGGGGGTTTTGGGGGCGCCTTGCAGCTGTCTCCACCCCCTGTGCCGCCATGCCTCCTCAGGGCAGGGTCAAAGATCAAAGACAACCCTGGGATGGGAAAG GTCAAAGTTATGGTGCGTATATGCCCTTCCCATGGGAATCACGACACCTCGGAGTCCATGTCCTTCCTGAAGGTCGATAGCCACAAGAAACAGCTGACCCTACTGGAGACTCCCTTCAACATGCACCATGCAAGTGGACAGAAACGCCCACCCGCTGCTGCTCCAAAAATGTTCACCTTCGATGCCATCTTCCCCCAGGATGCATCACAA GCAGAGGTGTGCTCAGGAACAGTGGCCGAGGTCATACAGTCAGTGGTGAACGGAGCAGACGGCTGCATCTTCTGTTTCGGCCATGCCAATCTGG GTAAGACATACACCATGATTGGTAAAGACAGCTCCTCCCAGAGCCTAGGAGTGGCTCCCTGTGCCATCCACTGGCTCTTCAAGCTCATCGAGGAGAGGAAGGACAAGGCCGGATGCAGGTTCTCTGTGAGGGTTTCGGCTGTGGAGATCTGTGGTCGTGATGAAGCCCTGCAGGACCTGCTGTCTGATGCGTCTTCAGGCAGCTCGCAGGGCAGCATGTCTCCAGGTGTGTACCTACACGAGGACCCTGTCTCCGGATCCCAG CTCCAAAATCAAGCTGAGCTACATGCGTGGTCAGCAGAGAAGGCTGCCTTCTATCTGGACACGGCCCTGGCAGCCCGGAGCACCAGCCGGCCAGACTGCGAGGACGAAATGCGCAAGAATTCCCACATGCTCTTCACCCTCCATGTCCACCAGTACCGCACGGAGAAGAGTGCTAAGGGAGGAA TTTCTGGGGGACGCAGCCGTCTGCATCTCTTGGACCTGGGTAGCTGTGAGGTGGATGTCAGCCAAACAAGGGATGGAGGTGGAGGCCAATGTCTGTCACTCAGCGCCCTTGGAAATGTCATTCTTGCTCTGGCAAATGGAGCCAAGCATGTCCCATATAG GGACAGCAAGCTCACCATGCTACTGAGGGAATCTCTGGGCAACATCAACTGCAGAACCACTATGATCGCCCACATCTCTGATTCTCCAGTCTGTTATGCTCAGACCCTCACCACTGTGCAGCTGGCCTCGCGCATTCAACGCATGAGGCAGAAGAAATCTAAg TATGCGTCCAGCTCATCTGGTGGTGAGAGCTCTTGCGAGGAAGGACCGATTCGCCGGCCACCACATTTAAGACCGTTTCATCCCAGGACTGTAGCCCTTGATCCAGACATGCCTTTGTTGCTGAACAGTGACCCAGACTACTCATCAAGCAGTGAGCATTCCTGTGACACAGTGATATACGTTGGGCCTGGAGGGGCCCACATTTCCGATCGTGAGCTCAGTGATCATGAGGGCCCTCCTGCGTTTGTTCCCATCATCCCCTCTCTTAACAAGAAGCGTGTGAAAGAAAGCCCCGTGTCAGATGGGGACCACTTCAAGTGTAACACATTTGCTGAACTACAAGAACGACTGGAGTGCATTGATGGCAGTGAAGGCCAGTCCTCTTTTACAGGAGAATGCAAGGGATCCCAGGCAGTCTCTAAGCATCACAGTGGAACTTCCAAACCCCCAGAGGAGTCTGTCAAGGCATTTCCACATGCTTCAGCATCCAATCACCCACTCCCACTTCAGACTGAAACAGAACATTCCATCTCACAATCTGCCTTGTCCTTACCACAGAACTCTGAGCCTGTTGTACGAGAGAAGGTGTATCTAAATAAAGGAACGTTACCAAAGCATGACACTGTTCCATCTCTTCCAAGTTCATCCAGAACAGAAAGTTTTATCTCAGTTGGCCGGACACCCCCAGTGGGAATGAGCCAACACACTTTGAGGCAAGGTGAACACAAGAGCCTGACTTCCTTTGAAAGACCTCCTCAAACAAGGAGGACCTTGGAAATGGGTCAACTTCGGGCATCCCTGAGGGGCAGGTGCCTTGAAAGGGATTTACTAAGAGCCACAGTTACTTTGCAGCAGCCTGTGTCGCTCAATGGGGAGGATGAACTGGTCTTCACATTGGTAGAAGAGCTGCCTGTAAATCTGGTTCCAGATAATGGTAGACCATCAAGCATCATTAGCTTTAACAGTGACTGTTCCTTGCAGGCCCTAGCCTCTGGTTCACGGCCAGTCAGCATCATAAGCAGCATTAATGATGAATACGATGCCTACACCTCTGAAATGCTCAAATTGGAAAGGAACCCAGAGACAACCAGGCAGTCAGGTGAACAGGTGTTTGCCTTCCATGGAAGTGGTCAGCTGTCCACCTCTTGCTGGTCcagtgaaatgagtgtgtgcACACCGTATAATGGAGGTTCTTCCAAAGGCCTCAAATGTAGGAGTAAGACCAAGAGAGCAGGAAGCACCTCCTCTGTCCTGATTTCACAGAACATAGCCAAAAACACTCTGGGTGACAGTGGCATTTTCTTTTCAGATGCTGACAGTGAAACAGCAAGCCCCTGCAAACACTTCCAATCTTCTCCAGAAACCAAATCATTCCTGAGAGGCCAAAAAACAGGAAGAACAAATACGTTAAACACCTTGCAACCAACTCATGCTCATGCTACTTTACCCAGGAAAGCAAAGCCTACCTCATCCGTTGCTCCAAGCACTAGCTGTAGCCGTGACCTGCTAAAGCAGGAATGCAAGCCAGATGACACATTGTTTCAGTCAAGTTGTGGACCAGTTGATCCCAAGTTGAATGAACATGGTTCCTTAGGCAAGCCGTTTAGAAATGTCCAGAGTGTTATTCCTTGTAGGAAACCAAACGGAAACAGCAATAGCGTACCTCGACCACCCAAAGCACAGATTTACTGCACAAGCCAGAGAGTTGTAGATGGCTGTGAGAGGTCCGGTAGCAAGAAAGGAGAGAGCCTCACCAGGATGCCACAGCTAAAACGAGGAGCCACCACTCTTGGGACTGTCTCAGTACAGCACAGTTCAATGGAATCTATGTTGGAGAGTGAACATCTAACAGCAAGCATACAATTCTCATCCTTGGGAAAAAGAAATAATGGGCAGAAAGGCAGCATACCTTCAAAGACAGAAAGCATTTCTCCTCCTGCGCATCAATTTCAAAAACCCAGTCTGGATCTTAGGGTAAAAATTGCATTGTCACCTGGTGCAATTAGGTCACCCAGTGATGCAGGGAGACCATTACTGCCCAAATCATCAGCTTCTGTAGAGGAATTTGATGCTCAGTTTCGCACCGATTTTATTAGTCTCAAAACATCGAGCTCAAAGTCTACATCTAGTTTAAAAGCACAGGTAGGTAAAGGTGATGGTGGAAGATTCGTTGGTAGTCTGGTTTCCTTGGAACGATCCGACAGTGTAATTTCTGTGGAATCCAAACCTGGACACTCTAGAGAGAATAGTGGCACAAGCTTGGGCAACAATGGCAGATTTGGCAGGATAGTACCAAAGCTTGGTGTACCTGCTTCAACACCTAGTCCTGTTGCTACATCTACATCCTCAGCTTCTACTGGAACAAATAGACTAGTGCAGGTCAAAGCCAGTATCGGTTCTAAGGCTATTGGTACCAATGGCAACAAAACAAAGTCTTCATCTACAAATGGCTCAAAGACTTTAAGCTCTTTTACCAAATCCCTTACTTCAACTTCACGCAATGCTAGCCTACCTCCTTCTGGAAAGACCCCAACTCGCTCCATGGTGGGAGCTAATGGCAAGCCAGGAAGAGGCACTATAATGGGCACAAAGCAAGCTGTTCGTGCCGCTAACAGCCGGGTCAGTGAACTAGCTTCTGGGAGTCACAAAAAACACCTCAAGGGCTCTGCTGATCAGCCAGAGAGTGGCAGTGATGGGGCTGTACATCCTGGAAAGAGCTCAACACCGGTTGCACTGCCTTCACCTTACAGCAAGATCACAGCCCCTCGTAGACCTCAACAGTACAGCAGTGGCCATGGCAGTGACAACAGCAGTGTTCTTAGTGGAGAGTTACCCCCAGCAATGGGTCGCACAGCTCTGTTCTACCACAGTGGTGGAAGCAGTGGATACGAGAGCATGATCCGTGATAGTGAAACAACAGGCAGTGCCTCTTCCACTCATGACTCTATGAGTGAGAGTGGAGTGTCTACATCAAGTCGAGCCAGGGCTTCCAAGTCTCCTAAGAAAAGATCCAATG GCCTCCAGAGGCGACGATTAATCCCAGCCCCCCTTCCGGACACTTCCTCCCTGGGTCGGAAGGCCGGAGCGACTGGGCAGTGGGTGGATTTGCCCCCTTTAGGTGGTGCTCTGAAGGAACCATTTGAAATTAAAGTCTATGAGATTGATGATGTGGAGAGGCTGCAGAGGCATAAAGAGGGCCTAACTACTGAG ccGTTTCATGATGTTGAAAAG GGTCTTCAGTACTTCAACGCTCGCCTCAGGATGCTGGAGAAGCGGCAGCAGCGGATCAGGGAGCTGAGGGCCAAGCATGAGAGGCTGAAAGGGGAGCTGGAGGACGCTAAGTCACGACTGATGCTGGACCCTGGCAAGTGGATGGGAGAGT TTGAGGTGGACCCAGACCTGGACGTGGAGTCACAGGACTACCTTGAAGCTCTGGTGCAGGCCACTGGTGAGCTGGAGTTCTGTGTTAACCTATGCAAGTCTCGTGTGATGATGGAGACCTGCTTCGACGTTGTGGCGTCGACATCAACAGTTCAAGGAGGTCAACAGGAAGTGGAAGTGTGA